A genomic stretch from Pseudomonas mendocina includes:
- the leuC gene encoding 3-isopropylmalate dehydratase large subunit produces the protein MGAQTLYDKLWARHRIDELPDGSTLLYIDRHLLHEVTSPQAFSNLRLAGRKPWRLDTSLATPDHNVPTLSREQGVEGVCDAIARQQIATLERNSIEFGVPLFPLNDVRQGIVHVVGPEQGLTLPGMTLVCGDSHTATHGALAALAHGIGSSEVEHVLATQTLRSRKQKNFRIRVTNRLREGVTAKDLALHIIGLIGTAGGTGCAIEFCGEAIDALSMEARMTLCNMSIEAGARVGLVAYDAKTEAYVKGRPMAPSGEQWDAAVAYWRTLHSDADAVFDQELEIDGTQVGIQVTWGTSPEQVAPINGRVPTLDQARDALQRADWERALRYMGLEPGQPLSGIPVDRIFIGSCTNARIEDLRAAAEVLRGREVHPRVKQALVVPGSGLVRLQAEREGLDRIFKAAGFEWRSPGCSMCLGMNADRLNPGERCAATSNRNFEGRQGKGGRTHLMSPAMAAAAAVMGELTDLGSV, from the coding sequence GTGGGAGCGCAGACACTCTACGACAAGCTGTGGGCGCGCCATCGGATTGATGAACTTCCGGATGGCTCCACGCTTTTATACATCGACAGGCACCTCCTGCATGAGGTGACCTCTCCGCAGGCCTTTTCCAACCTGCGTCTGGCCGGACGTAAACCCTGGCGTCTGGACACGTCACTTGCGACCCCCGACCATAACGTCCCAACCCTTAGCCGTGAGCAAGGTGTTGAGGGCGTCTGCGATGCGATTGCCCGCCAGCAGATCGCCACGCTGGAACGTAACAGCATTGAGTTTGGTGTGCCGTTGTTCCCCCTCAACGATGTCCGTCAAGGCATTGTGCATGTGGTGGGCCCTGAACAAGGTCTGACCCTGCCAGGCATGACCCTGGTGTGTGGTGACTCACACACCGCTACCCACGGCGCACTGGCAGCCCTTGCACACGGCATCGGCAGTAGTGAAGTGGAACACGTTCTGGCCACTCAGACTCTGCGTAGCCGTAAGCAGAAGAACTTCCGCATTCGCGTGACTAACCGCCTGCGTGAAGGTGTAACCGCCAAAGACCTGGCCCTGCACATCATTGGTTTGATCGGTACAGCTGGTGGCACAGGTTGCGCCATCGAGTTCTGTGGTGAAGCCATTGATGCGCTGAGCATGGAAGCCCGCATGACCCTGTGCAACATGAGCATTGAGGCCGGTGCGCGGGTTGGTCTGGTGGCCTATGACGCTAAGACTGAAGCCTATGTAAAAGGCCGTCCGATGGCGCCTAGCGGCGAACAGTGGGATGCCGCTGTTGCCTATTGGCGTACGTTGCACTCAGATGCTGATGCAGTCTTTGATCAAGAGCTCGAAATCGACGGCACTCAAGTCGGTATTCAAGTCACTTGGGGGACTTCGCCGGAACAGGTCGCGCCCATCAATGGCCGTGTGCCCACGCTGGATCAGGCACGTGATGCCTTGCAACGGGCAGACTGGGAGCGCGCCTTGCGCTACATGGGCCTGGAGCCTGGCCAACCATTGAGCGGCATTCCTGTTGACCGCATTTTTATTGGCTCGTGCACTAACGCCCGAATCGAAGATTTACGCGCCGCTGCCGAAGTGCTGCGTGGCCGTGAGGTACACCCGCGGGTGAAGCAGGCACTGGTCGTTCCAGGCTCAGGTCTGGTGCGTCTGCAAGCTGAGCGTGAAGGTTTGGACCGCATTTTCAAAGCTGCAGGCTTTGAGTGGCGTTCACCGGGTTGCTCCATGTGCCTGGGTATGAATGCTGACCGGCTCAACCCCGGCGAGCGTTGTGCTGCCACGTCTAACCGCAACTTTGAAGGTCGTCAGGGCAAAGGCGGACGTACCCACCTGATGTCTCCGGCCATGGCCGCCGCTGCGGCGGTGATGGGCGAACTTACCGATTTGGGGAG